CAGAtttttacccagcaaagagtgtatctgtccaagccatgggctgccagcttctctaagagaatactgtgggagacagtgtcaaaggctttggTGAATTCTAGATAGAATACATTGGCAGTCTTTCTCTTGTCCACCAGGCGGGTCACTCAATCAAGTTGGTCAATCAGGATGACCTGCCTTTCTAAGGCctcatgctggctgggcctgatccgCACATGTCCTGTAGGCTCACTCAAGACATGGGCCCACAGTTACCTGGGTCTTCCTTACATCTCTTCTTCTAGATAGAACTCACGTTGACAAGTATGTTCTTCCTGGGTATATTTTCATATCATGTTATAAGCATATAACTTCTACTGATGAGGAGttattttaaactgcatttatatttttccttcaaatataAATTGAGGGAAAATGGACTTTGAATCACAATAAGTAAAGggataaaattaatttaaagtattttatgtaAGTAAATGGATACATTGctatggggaaaaataaaacattgccACCTGTAGGGGTTTCGGCATCCATTgacattaatttaatttttctactCTTAATTGattttcagattaaattaaatgtaattctGTGGAGTAATGCCTGGTACAAAAGCTTACTTTAACAGACATGAGTTATTGTTCATATGTCAGGACTCATTCGGTAGCAGAGTTTGGCACATTAAATATCCCAGTTCATTTTGTGGACACCATGCAGGGCACTATCCCATTCAGGAAAATTCACAGTAGTAGAATCCACTAATAATAATTAAGTATTATTTCAACAAATTCTGATCACTTGTGATAAAATGTCATGTATTGAAACATGTCCTTCTCTGAACATTGCACTATCCTTTACCCTGAGTTAGAGAGATATTAATTTGATGGgtggactattcagtggataaggaattgttTGGGTGATAGCAACCAAAGTATTGTTGTCAACGGCTCTATGTTCAGGTGGACAGCAGTGATGAGTAGTGTCCTCCAGGGAACTGTCTTCGAACCTCAGTGACTTagcagatgacaccaagctgtgtgatgcagtTGATATGATAGAAGAAGGGGTGCCATAGTAAGGGATCTGAACACACTTGAAAAGTGGTCTCACATGAATtgaatgaggttcaacaaggccaagtgcaagatgTTGCACTGGGGTCAAGGCAATCCCAGATGTAAGtgcagactgaaagaaaagctcactgagagcagcactgtggagaTGGATTTGGGAGTTCTGCTAGATtaaaagctgaacatgagccaataGTGTGCTCTAGCAGCCTGGAAAGCCACAGTAACttggactgcatcaaaagagatGGTCAGTAAGTTGCTGGAGGTGATTGcgcccctctgctctgccctcatgcacccaggtctggggcccccagcataggaaagatgtggagcttttggatagagtccagaggaggccaaGAAActgatcagggggctggagcacctttcttATGAAGAAAAAGGCTAATGGGGATGGGCTTGTTAAGcccagcaaaaaaaagaaacttcaggGAGTATTCACTGTGGCCTTTGGGTATTTAAAAAGACATTACTAACAGGagagaaatcaactttttacacaaGCAGAcatgataggacaagggggaaagattttaaactgaaagaggggatTCGCTAGgcattaggaggaagttttttactcagTGTGgcaaggcactggcacaggctgccccaAGAAGCTGTGGTACCCCATTCTTGGAAGTGTCCAAGACCAAGCTGGATGGGGTCCAGGGCTGCGTGAACAAGTAGCGGGCTTTACAGGGTTTGGATCTGGATTGGCTTTaatgtctcttccaactcaagctattctatgatgCAATGATTATTAGCATAAACTTCTTTTAGGATAGTTGAAGAAGTATCTGCACATGGACTCTTGAAAGtgatctttcatttttaatttgcagtgaTAAAAACTGCAGATTTGCTTCCCATGAATATGTAGAATGACAGCTGCTCACTTCTGTGGTTAAGCAATTGGTTGTGATGTTTTATTAAGCTAAAACAACACTAGGAATTTGATAATTTTTTTGACTCTTCTGAGTTATCAAGTGTTAAACCAAGATTGATCTGTTCCAAGACTAATTTACGTGAAAGTCAAACAACAAATTTTGACTTTCAGGTTACAAATTTGAGTACTCAGAGAAGTCAGAAAGAAACTGCTACTGCTAGCGGATTAAGTAAACTCCTATATCTGTAATgtagagaaaatatttacatctcTCATAGCCCTATTCAGATTTGTCGGTGTTTATCATGCTACTACTTTATGAGGCCTTGGGTACTGAGCTTCAGAAATCATCAGGAATTAGCTGGTTAACATGAATTAAACTAGAAGAATAATCACATTTGTTATGTTGCTGCAAGTTACACTacagcaagcaagcaaaacagttaaaatatgATGCTTCATTGaagtttttctgtatgtgtaaTAAAAAAGACtatgtttaatatctttacaCCTTTGATAGTGGTGTATTTGATGCACAAATAAACtacaacagaaatgttttccacaGTAGTCAGGTCAGGAAACACAAACTGGAGTGTGACAACAGCCTTCTTTCTTATCTCATATAtctgaaatcaaaagaaaagctgattgGCCTCTTGCCTCTCCTCTGATGAGTGCTACTAAGAGCAATGTGCATTTCAGAACTAATGATAACTTTATTCACTGTGTGCTTGCACACAGATCCCAAATTGGATTTTGAGATTACCTGTCTttgtctgaaatgtttttatgtatGCACTACCTGATCTCAGTTATAATCAATGAAGACACTGTGAGTTCTGTCAGTCAGTTCCTCTGACCAATAAGGAAGGCTATTCCAAGATAAAATGAACTGTTTCCTAGGCCTCCATGGACTGCAGTGGGAatttagaaatgtaaatgtGTACCAACACCTACACAGGAGAAAACCCCAATTAGGCAACATACATCCTAATATAACGACCCAAACTTTCCTATTTTGAACTAGTAAATAAATGTTCCACAGTCAATGAGACCAGCACCAACATGGAGCAATTCATCACATCTTTGGATGCATGATTATCGTAAGTGCAAGGGATCCTATCTATCTCTACTGATAGGTATTGTCTACAGAGGAAAGGTTGAAGATTACATTAGATTAGAGACCAAAGGTGGATTTTATTCAAGACTTGATGTCTGCATGTGAGGCAAGTATCTCAGCTGCCATTACAGTTAAAAGGGTTTTTTCATTCAGTCACTCACTAGTGTTTACTGTCACTTGAGGCAATCTGAACTAACATGCCTGGTGTCCAATTGCTATTCCAGATTACTACAGGATATATGCCGCAATTTCCAGCCTGTTGAAAACGTGTCAATTATGTTGAAGTGCATCAAGTTACTTTAGTTGTATATTTTGAGGTAAGTAAATGGGGCACAAGGAAATTCAGTTTTAtctaaaagaaagaattttgcCTGAAGTacttttgtaagaaaaaatatatttatattatattacattatCACAAAGTAGGGAAACACAGTGTATGCACATAAGAAGAAACTGGTCAGGAAAGGCTTTGATGTTAATATTTACTTTCATACCAACACTCTTCTTTCCAATTCGTAAGTGTGATTCATAGCCACTACTACTGCCACCAGTACTTGCACAGAAATCTGATATTTCTCTTATGTATGGAAAACAAAGTATCTGATGCACCTTCTATTAGAATCACGGAATGGTGGAAGTGGGAAaggacctctgggtccatctggtgCAACCACAACTCAGATCTGTCCcacacagagcagggtgcccaggtCCATCTCCAAGCAGCTCTGGAAAATCTccaaggagaccccacagcctctgtggAAAACTTGTTTCTGTGCTCCATCATCTGCGCAGCACAGAGATGCATCCTGGTATTTAGAGtgaacctcctgtgttccagtttgtgcccactgcctcttgtcctggcactggacACCACTGACAAGATTTTGGCTCTGTATCATTGAACATAAAATATCACTCTGCAGCCTTGATGAGCTGCTGTGCCCATAAGCACGTACCTTCACTGCACCTTTTGAGAACTGAATCCTGACCTTGGATAAAGCATGCCAGGTTCCTAGTGGAATAAAAACTTGCCTCACATGCCTTGAACTAGAATTCAActctcaaaaacaaaatagtttgcactcatctgctgctttaattttgaaatgttttttttcaactgATATCTTGTATAAATAATGAATTGCGAGCAATGTGCTTTACCAAGAAGACAGTATTCCAGTCACAAAGTACCATCCAAGTGGAAGGTCCCCCAGAGTAAACAAGAGCGACTAGAGAACATTGCAACTCTATCATTGGAGCTCTCTGTGACAGACTTTTGCATTAACCATCAGCACTTTACAAGGTATCAGTTTTCATTTGGTCATTGTTGTTTAAAGCAGGAGAAGGCTTGCTCTTCTGTCCATCAGTTCCTCCTTTGGATGTGTCCTGGAAGAAAAGCCTTGGCATCCACAGTGACATTAAAATACGTTTGTATTCATTCCGAAAGTTCTGGTTAAGAAGTCCATATATTATTGCATTAAGGCAGCTGTTGAAATAGGCCATGAAGTAGCTTATAATGAATAACCATTCAGGAACTTTTGGTGCCATTTCTGAAGGATTGATGGCTACAGCAAGGCCAATGAAGTTCAAAGGAGCCCAGCAGACTGCAAACAGTACAAATACCACAAACATGGTAAGAAAGTTTCTGAAGTCACTTGGTTTCAGTCTTGGCTTTGTTTCTGACTTGACTCGTCTTCTAACTTGAAGCACTAAGACCCAAATTCGAAGGTAGCAGAAGCTCACAACAGTAATAGGGACGATGAAATGAATTACCACAACTGCAATTGTATAGTAGGAACTTGCAGTCTGAACAAACGTGCATGAGTAGACGCGTGGATCATACTTCAAGGAGCCAACAAAAAAATTTGGCACAGTCGCAATTACTGTTAATACCCAGATTAAGGAGACATAGAGCATTGTGTTCCAACAGCTATACACTTTGTCATAGGCAAAGCTATGACATATGTAGCAATATCGGTTTATTGCAATTGCAGTGATGTTGAAAATAGAGCCTATTACACTTAGTCCCATCACAAAGCCACTCACTTTACAGTGCATTTCACCCAAAGTCCATCCATTGTGGAAAATAGCTAAGAGCACCAGTGGGTATGGATACAAGGCCACCACCAGATCAGCCAAAGCCAGGCTCACCACAAATGCATTacctgaggagaaagaaagatacaTAGACATAAGTCTGAAAGCAAGCATAGTTgtgaacatgaagaaaatgaaccATATTATTTTGGATATCTGCAACGTTAAAGTATTGGTGATGTTGGCAAGCAGTAGGTATAGAAGATCAATAGAGTCTGTAGGGGAAGTAATTCTGTCATTCAGCCTAGTCCACCATAGAGATAGCTGCAGCAACATGATGTTTCAAGTTGCTTGGCGAATGGATTATACCCTCCTTTCCATTTTGAACTTTAATAAACATAGTAAGACATTACATAAGCTTGTGTCATTTCAGTATAGCTAAATCCACAGCTGGAGAACAaggataaaaggaaagaaaaaagtctaaATTGCACTAAGTAGGCAGGCTTCTACGTCACTCTAATCTATAACTAGAATACTAACAGGCTTGAAATTTATCAAGGGGAAAGATATACAAAAACAGTGTCGACTGGAATTAGAAGGGTGTGATGTTTTATACATAATGTCTGGATACACAATAGACTAATATAGAAATTTTCTGCATGAATGGCCATACTGGAGTTAATTTGTCACTGTATTGACTAAGAAAGAGTGAACTGCCTTCACTACTTTCTGTAGAAAGGTATATTTAATTATATGCACATAGTAAAAAGGTGCaattgcaagagaaagaaagcattcaaatgtATGGAAGAAGCCTTTAGGCCTTTTCTTCTGATTACATTCAAAGAAATTTTAGTGATATGCTTGACATGTGCTGTCTTTATACAGTGCCCTTTTAATCAGTTTGAAA
The Coturnix japonica isolate 7356 chromosome 1, Coturnix japonica 2.1, whole genome shotgun sequence DNA segment above includes these coding regions:
- the MTNR1B gene encoding melatonin receptor type 1B isoform X1, whose product is MLENGSLRNCCEPGGRGHFDSAEREAAAAEGGAPRPAWVVTALSSVLIFTTVVDILGNLLVIVSVFKNRKLRNSGNAFVVSLALADLVVALYPYPLVLLAIFHNGWTLGEMHCKVSGFVMGLSVIGSIFNITAIAINRYCYICHSFAYDKVYSCWNTMLYVSLIWVLTVIATVPNFFVGSLKYDPRVYSCTFVQTASSYYTIAVVVIHFIVPITVVSFCYLRIWVLVLQVRRRVKSETKPRLKPSDFRNFLTMFVVFVLFAVCWAPLNFIGLAVAINPSEMAPKVPEWLFIISYFMAYFNSCLNAIIYGLLNQNFRNEYKRILMSLWMPRLFFQDTSKGGTDGQKSKPSPALNNNDQMKTDTL
- the MTNR1B gene encoding melatonin receptor type 1B isoform X2, encoding MPELRHTKKPKKTSRAGNAFVVSLALADLVVALYPYPLVLLAIFHNGWTLGEMHCKVSGFVMGLSVIGSIFNITAIAINRYCYICHSFAYDKVYSCWNTMLYVSLIWVLTVIATVPNFFVGSLKYDPRVYSCTFVQTASSYYTIAVVVIHFIVPITVVSFCYLRIWVLVLQVRRRVKSETKPRLKPSDFRNFLTMFVVFVLFAVCWAPLNFIGLAVAINPSEMAPKVPEWLFIISYFMAYFNSCLNAIIYGLLNQNFRNEYKRILMSLWMPRLFFQDTSKGGTDGQKSKPSPALNNNDQMKTDTL